GGGCCAAATTGAAATAGACGTTGGGAAAGGAAGGATCAACTGTCGCAGCCATTTCGTAATGGATTTGCGCGAGGCGAAAATCGTTCTCATCGAAATACATATTGCCCAAATTGAAATGGGCCTCGAAATGACGCGGATTATGTTTCAATGAGGACGTAAAGCAATCGAACGCTTTGGCAATGCGCCCCTGTTTGGATTCAATGATACCGAGGTTGCAATAGGCATCGGCGACGCAATCCTGTTCCTCAATCGCCTTGAGGTACAACTCGGCGGCTTTCGGATCACTGCGTTCATCCCACATGAGGGCCTGCTCGAAACAGCCCAAGGCTGGCGTAAATGCCAGGATTTGGGCCATTGGCTGAGGAAACAAATTGAGTTGGTTCGGATTCTCAGCGGTTTTCGCCCGGTTCCTGACCCGTTTGTATCCGAACTTCGAGGCCTGAACGGGGAATTTTAGGATTTGGCCCATTCGACTTTGCAGCCAATACAGGTGAGTTTGTGTTTTCGCTTCAAGGCAACTATGCGACCTTCCGCTGCTTTGCAGGCTTCACCTCAGCCGGTCGCTTCTTCTCTCCCTTTGCTTTTTCCATGGGCTTCTTCTGCGCCTTTGTTCGTT
This genomic stretch from Verrucomicrobiia bacterium harbors:
- a CDS encoding tetratricopeptide repeat protein, translating into MGQILKFPVQASKFGYKRVRNRAKTAENPNQLNLFPQPMAQILAFTPALGCFEQALMWDERSDPKAAELYLKAIEEQDCVADAYCNLGIIESKQGRIAKAFDCFTSSLKHNPRHFEAHFNLGNMYFDENDFRLAQIHYEMAATVDPSFPNVYFNLALAQAINNEAAAAVSALTKYRELVPANEGRKAEDLLEKLKKSLAAARNSRSAST